A region of Marmota flaviventris isolate mMarFla1 chromosome 11, mMarFla1.hap1, whole genome shotgun sequence DNA encodes the following proteins:
- the Fam168b gene encoding myelin-associated neurite-outgrowth inhibitor isoform X4, producing the protein MNPVYSPGSSGVPYANAKGIGYPAGFPMGYAAAAPAYSPNMYPGANPTFQTGEISGGGVAGCCGYTPGTPYKVSCSPTSGAVPPYSSSPNPYQTAVYPVRSAYPQQSPYAQQGTYYTQPLYAAPPHVIHHTTVVQPNGMPATVYPAPIPPPRGNGVTMGMVAGTTMAMSAGTLLTAHSPTPVAPHPVTVPTYRAPGTPTYSYVPPQW; encoded by the exons CAAATGCCAAAGGAATTGGTTATCCAG CTGGTTTCCCCATGGGCTATGCAGCCGCAGCTCCTGCCTATTCTCCTAACATGTACCCTGGAGCGAATCCTACCTTCCAAACAG gGGAAATATCTGGAGGTGGAgttgctgggtgctgtg GTTACACTCCTGGCACACCTTACAAAGTGTCCTGTTCCCCCACCAGCGGGGCCGTGCCGCCATACTCTTCTTCCCCCAACCCCTACCAGACTGCCGTGTACCCCGTGCGAAGTGCCTATCCCCAGCAGAGCCCTTACGCACAG CAAGGCACGTACTATACACAGCCACTGTATGCAGCACCTCCTCACGTCATCCATCACACCACGGTGGTGCAGCCCAATGGCATGCCGGCAACAGTGTACCCTGCTCCCATCCCTCCTCCTAGAGGCAATGGGGTCACCATGGGCATGGTTGCTGGAACCACGATGGCCATGTCAGCAG GTACCCTTCTGACTGCCCATTCCCCAACTCCTGTTGCCCCTCACCCAGTCACTGTGCCCACGTATCGGGCTCCAGGAACACCCACCTACAGCTATGTGCCCCCTCAGTGGTGA